One region of Triticum aestivum cultivar Chinese Spring chromosome 6B, IWGSC CS RefSeq v2.1, whole genome shotgun sequence genomic DNA includes:
- the LOC123134287 gene encoding putative F-box/FBD/LRR-repeat protein At4g03220, whose protein sequence is MDMESDEAAARSLAAVPGGGGSDFLSRLPDHLLVDILLRLCTKDAVATTVLSRRWRAVWPGLPHLNFDGVDPSVPARALASYQDLAAFDIQRLAVSPNQVDAQETSAWLALAAPRLTGPLHLDISRALSEEALDDLLMADEVDDDDQEALEFPCFVRATEIRLDLAFLAPVLPPIGVFEALRSIFLHNFRCQGQIIFNDMVFPSLQHLTMNRARCLNVLINSNALVSVHLSYFMLLQQLAIMAPGLQQLEVLRCFYDAPIPVANITAESLEVLSWDGPYDAEFVHFGEMPCLWRLRAPPIFTLRWQEFQMAQICARFLNRFAAVNQLELHMSLGVSLLSWIHFFTVSS, encoded by the coding sequence ATGGACATGGAGAGCGACGAGGCCGCCGCGCGCTCCCTCGCGGCCGTCCCCGGAGGCGGCGGGAGTGATTTCTTGAGCCGCCTCCCCGACCACCTCCTCGTCGACATCCTCCTCCGCCTCTGCACCAAGGATGCCGTCGCGACGACCGTCCTCTCCAGGCGATGGCGCGCCGTATGGCCTGGGCTCCCCCACCTCAACTTCGACGGCGTCGACCCCTCCGTACCCGCCCGTGCGCTCGCTTCCTACCAGGACCTCGCCGCATTCGACATCCAGCGCCTCGCCGTCTCGCCCAATCAGGTGGACGCGCAGGAGACCTCCGCCTGGCTTGCCCTCGCCGCGCCCCGCCTCACTGGCCCGCTACACTTAGACATCAGCCGTGCTCTTTCGGAGGAGGCATTGGATGACCTCCTCATGGCGGACGAGGTCGATGACGACGACCAGGAGGCCTTGGAGTTCCCCTGCTTTGTCAGAGCCACGGAGATTCGACTTGACCTGGCGTTTCTTGCCCCGGTGTTGCCACCAATTGGCGTCTTCGAGGCGCTTAGGTCGATCTTCCTGCATAATTTTCGATGCCAAGGCCAGATCATCTTCAACGACATGGTGTTTCCTTCCCTGCAACATCTGACCATGAACAGGGCCCGTTGCCTGAACGTGCTGATCAACTCCAACGCGCTGGTATCCGTTCACCTATCTTACTTCATGCTGCTGCAGCAGCTTGCCATCATGGCTCCAGGGCTACAGCAGCTAGAGGTGCTGCGCTGCTTCTATGACGCGCCCATACCAGTTGCCAACATTACTGCGGAAAGCTTAGAGGTTCTCAGCTGGGATGGGCCGTATGACGCAGAGTTTGTTCACTTTGGAGAGATGCCTTGCCTCTGGAGGCTCAGAGCCCCTCCCATCTTCACACTTCGGTGGCAGGAATTTCAGATGGCTCAGATTTGTGCAAGGTTTCTAAATCGGTTTGCAGCAGTTAATCAGCTGGAGCTTCACATGAGTCTTGGCGTGAGTCTTCTTTCTTGGATACATTTTTTTACAGTCTCCTCTTGA